A region from the Vicia villosa cultivar HV-30 ecotype Madison, WI linkage group LG3, Vvil1.0, whole genome shotgun sequence genome encodes:
- the LOC131662289 gene encoding serine acetyltransferase 1, chloroplastic-like, which translates to MIVLVLGRSLTSSSLYKTSPFTQIPIQFKPIFLLPPKLQSLIPIQSSSSSMATCVDSSTPPLSRKPKVSQPNDCSFNFVKFCQPTFSDRVSSIPISTNHEKATVFEDFEHVVHDNVQNEVDVVDVNDVIVNDVNVDVRFDVWLKIQEEARLDLDQEPVLSSYYFSSILSHKSFESALANQLSIHLSNLSLSSTTLFDIFKSVIVDDDDIVSAMKFDIEAVKERDPACISYVHCLLNFKGFLAMQAHRVAHKLWLQGRKVLALLIQNRVSEVFAVDIHPGAKIGRGILLDHATGLVVGETAVIGNNVAILHNVTLGGTGKACGDRHPKIGDGVLIGAGTCVLGNVKIGEGAKIGAGSVVLKDVPARTTAVGNPAKLIGGKDNPIMLDKIPSFTMDHTSYISDWSDYVI; encoded by the coding sequence ATGATTGTTCTTGTTCTAGGTCGTTCCCTCACTTCTTCTTCCTTATATAAGACTTCTCCATTCACTCAAATTCCAATCCAATTCAAACCCATTTTTCTTCTCCCCCCAAAGCTTCAATCTTTAATCCCaattcaatcttcttcttcatccatgGCCACTTGTGTTGATTCTTCAACCCCTCCTCTTTCTCGCAAACCAAAGGTTTCCCAACCCAATGATTGTTCATTCAACTTCGTCAAATTTTGCCAACCCACTTTCTCTGATCGTGTTTCATCCATACCCATCTCAACCAATCATGAAAAAGCCACCGTTTTTGAGGATTTCGAACATGTTGTCCATGATAATGTTCAAAACGAGGTTGATGTTGTTGATGTTAATGATGTTATTGTTAATGATGTTAATGTTGATGTTAGGTTTGATGTGTGGTTGAAGATTCAAGAAGAAGCAAGGTTAGATTTAGATCAAGAACCAGTTCTATCTAGCTATTATTTCAGTTCAATTTTATCTCACAAATCATTCGAAAGCGCTTTAGCGAATCAACTCTCGATTCATTTGAGTAATTTGAGTCTTTCTAGCACGACCCTTTTCGATATTTTCAAGAGTGTTATCGTCGATGATGACGATATCGTAAGCGCTATGAAATTCGATATTGAAGCAGTAAAAGAAAGAGACCCTGCATGTATAAGCTATGTTCATTGTTTACTGAATTTCAAAGGCTTTCTTGCAATGCAAGCACATAGGGTAGCACACAAATTATGGTTACAAGGTAGAAAAGTTTTAGCTTTGTTGATTCAAAACCGAGTATCCGAGGTTTTCGCGGTTGATATTCATCCGGGTGCGAAGATCGGTAGAGGGATTTTGCTTGATCATGCAACGGGGCTCGTTGTTGGGGAGACGGCTGTGATCGGGAACAATGTTGCAATTTTGCATAATGTTACATTGGGTGGAACAGGTAAAGCTTGTGGCGATCGGCATCCGAAGATCGGAGACGGTGTTTTGATTGGTGCAGGGACGTGTGTTTTAGGGAATGTTAAGATTGGTGAAGGTGCTAAGATTGGTGCTGGGTCTGTTGTGTTGAAAGATGTCCCGGCTAGGACTACTGCTGTTGGAAATCCTGCTAAGTTGATTGGTGGAAAGGATAATCCTATCATGTTGGATAAGATTCCTAGCTTTACTATGGATCATACTTCATATATTTCTGATTGGTCTGATTATGTTATCTAG